Proteins encoded by one window of Lycium barbarum isolate Lr01 chromosome 11, ASM1917538v2, whole genome shotgun sequence:
- the LOC132619867 gene encoding uncharacterized protein LOC132619867 — MQLEKWSLIEESVIKQKSRVQWMKLWDSNTKYFTAVVKEMAQRKHIHELTALSGTKLTEPKAIIHEVILFYKGLMGTAAHTLPALDRIIMYKGPQLTHKQKLFRLMDVIDAEIKDDLWAMGEDKALGVACPVTIKECRPIACCTVLYKSISKILACRLQSVISSIICEAQASLVPGRKIVDNIILAHELVKGYTRKNISPWCIIKVDLKKAYDSVEWIYLEQVMDGIGFPTKFTNWIMECVRTVNYSVLVNGEPT, encoded by the exons ATGCAATTGGAGAAATGGTCACTTATTGAAGAGAGTGTGATAAAACAGAAGTCCAGAGTACAATGGATGAAACTATGGGACTCCAATACAAAATATTTTACTGCTGTGGTTAAAGAGATGGCACAGAGGAAACACATCCATGAACTCACTGCTTTGAGTGGTACAAAACTGACTGAGCCAAAAGCCATTATACATGAAGTTATCTTGTTTTATAAGGGACTCATGGGAACTGCAGCACACACATTACCTGCATTAGATAGAATAATTATGTATAAAGGACCCCAACTCACCCATAAGCAGAAGCTGTTTCGACTAATGGATGTCATTGATGCTGAGATCAAAGATGATTTATGGGCTATGGGAGAAGACAAAGCTCTTGGG GTGGCCTGTCCTGTTACAATAAAAGAGTGCAGACCAATAGCATGCTGCACTGTTCTTTACAAAAGTATCTCTAAAATTCTAGCTTGCAGACTCCAATCAGTCATTTCCTCAATCATATGTGAGGCCCAGGCTAGTTTGGTTCCAGGCAGGAAAATAGTTGATAATATTATATTAGCTCATGAACTGGTGAAAGGGTACACTAGGAAAAATATCTCTCCTTGGTGTATAATTAAGGTGGATTTGAAGAAAGCTTATGACTCTGTTGAGTGGATTTATTTGGAACAGGTGATGGACGGGATTGGATTTCCAACAAAATTCACTAACTGGATTATGGAGTGTGTTAGAACTGTTAACTACTCTGTGCTGGTTAATGGGGAACCCACATAA